One region of Chryseobacterium sp. SORGH_AS_0447 genomic DNA includes:
- a CDS encoding thioredoxin fold domain-containing protein, translating to MKSIILFLMIIPCFCLSQLRTVSFADWEMKQKHEPRPAVIHIYTDWCPVCKMEQFKLNKDQQLLEFINDHFYFIPFEAEKTTETVRFQGKAFHYLPNGNSGIHELALALSRNKSRPVYPLWIILDKNQNLVDYHEGIFLPEELKKKLLEIPGF from the coding sequence ATGAAATCAATAATCCTCTTTTTAATGATAATTCCTTGTTTCTGTCTTTCTCAACTCAGGACTGTCAGTTTTGCAGATTGGGAAATGAAACAGAAGCATGAACCCAGGCCGGCGGTTATTCATATTTATACGGACTGGTGTCCGGTTTGTAAGATGGAACAATTTAAATTGAATAAAGATCAGCAGCTTTTGGAATTTATTAACGACCATTTTTATTTCATCCCGTTTGAAGCAGAGAAAACCACGGAAACGGTCAGGTTTCAGGGGAAAGCATTTCATTACCTTCCGAACGGCAATTCCGGGATTCATGAACTGGCTTTGGCATTATCAAGGAACAAAAGCCGGCCGGTTTATCCGCTTTGGATCATTTTAGATAAAAATCAGAATCTCGTCGATTATCATGAAGGAATTTTTCTGCCGGAAGAATTGAAGAAAAAGTTGTTGGAAATTCCGGGTTTTTAA